From Rhizobium sp. NZLR1, a single genomic window includes:
- a CDS encoding cupin domain-containing protein, protein MANFITLGIDGVEPEFGAPEPGRIISGDPHFRTWNLEEAEGGLYSGIWEATPGKWRIVYEEWEYFSLLSGYSIVTEEGGEPVHLKTGDRMILRPGFKGTWEVVETTRKDYVIKV, encoded by the coding sequence ATGGCAAATTTCATCACCCTCGGCATTGACGGCGTCGAACCCGAGTTCGGCGCCCCGGAGCCCGGTCGGATCATCTCAGGCGATCCGCATTTCCGCACCTGGAACCTGGAGGAGGCCGAAGGCGGGCTCTATTCCGGCATCTGGGAGGCGACGCCGGGCAAGTGGCGGATCGTTTATGAGGAATGGGAATATTTCAGCCTGCTGTCCGGCTATTCGATCGTCACGGAGGAGGGCGGTGAGCCGGTTCATCTGAAGACGGGCGACCGGATGATCTTGCGACCCGGCTTCAAGGGAACGTGGGAAGTCGTTGAAACGACTCGCAAGGATTATGTGATCAAGGTTTAA
- a CDS encoding enoyl-CoA hydratase encodes MAEILSFPDADRADGLLVRSLRDGVLRLVLNNPPANALSIALLEALMAELDKAGSDADVRVIVIASTGNVFSAGHDLKELTAHRADEDRGAGFFERAFRLCADLMLKIAHLPKPVIAEVDGLATAAGCQLVASCDLAICTDTSTFCTPGVNIGLFCSTPMVAVSRAAHRKQAMEMLLTGETIDASTGKDFGLVNRIVPKQYLAQVVSKYAGVIASKSPLILKIGKEAFNRQLELPVEAAYDYAARVMVDNMLTQDAEEGIGAFLGKRTPEWKGE; translated from the coding sequence ATGGCCGAAATCCTATCCTTCCCGGACGCAGACAGGGCGGATGGGTTACTGGTTCGCTCGCTGCGCGACGGCGTGCTGCGCCTCGTGCTCAACAACCCGCCGGCCAATGCGCTCTCGATCGCGCTTCTCGAAGCGCTGATGGCCGAGCTCGATAAGGCCGGCTCGGATGCGGATGTGCGCGTCATCGTCATCGCCTCGACCGGCAATGTCTTTTCCGCCGGGCATGATCTCAAGGAACTCACTGCCCACCGCGCCGATGAGGACCGGGGAGCCGGTTTCTTCGAGAGGGCCTTCCGGCTCTGCGCCGATCTGATGCTGAAGATCGCGCATCTGCCGAAGCCCGTCATCGCCGAGGTTGACGGGTTGGCGACGGCGGCCGGCTGCCAGCTCGTCGCCTCCTGCGATCTGGCGATCTGCACGGATACGTCGACATTCTGCACGCCGGGCGTCAATATCGGCCTGTTCTGTTCGACGCCGATGGTGGCCGTTTCCCGGGCCGCCCATCGCAAGCAGGCTATGGAGATGCTCTTGACCGGCGAGACGATCGACGCCTCGACCGGCAAGGATTTCGGCCTCGTCAACCGCATCGTGCCGAAGCAGTATCTGGCGCAGGTGGTTTCCAAATATGCCGGAGTGATCGCCAGCAAATCGCCGCTGATCCTGAAGATCGGCAAGGAAGCGTTCAACCGCCAGCTCGAACTGCCGGTTGAGGCAGCCTATGACTATGCCGCTAGAGTGATGGTCGACAATATGCTGACGCAGGATGCTGAGGAGGGCATCGGCGCCTTCCTCGGCAAGCGCACGCCGGAATGGAAGGGCGAGTGA
- a CDS encoding DUF1127 domain-containing protein has translation MAMELSEILERDIVRSKFCRSARRGRRLLAAIEHHLEKRRSRRTLCELTDDELCDVGLTRAEAKAEILKSWFWS, from the coding sequence ATGGCCATGGAATTGAGCGAAATCCTTGAGCGCGATATCGTTCGATCGAAATTTTGCCGGTCGGCGCGCAGGGGCCGGCGGCTGCTGGCGGCAATCGAGCATCACCTGGAAAAGCGCCGCAGCCGCCGCACGCTTTGCGAGCTCACCGACGACGAGCTTTGCGATGTCGGCCTGACCCGTGCTGAGGCGAAGGCTGAGATATTGAAATCCTGGTTCTGGTCTTGA
- a CDS encoding CoA-binding protein, translating to MDHDDYTDDYLAGILHSVKTIALTGASPNPARPSNGVMGYLLSRGYEVIPVNPGQAGKQIQGRTVYARLADVPVPIDMVDVFRAAEYLDGVVEEALALRPLPQIIWAQLGVRDDGAAAKAEAAGIKVVMNRCPAIEYPRLIA from the coding sequence ATGGACCACGACGACTATACGGATGATTATCTCGCCGGAATCCTGCATTCCGTAAAGACCATCGCGCTGACCGGCGCTTCGCCCAATCCGGCGCGGCCGAGCAACGGCGTCATGGGTTATCTGCTGTCGCGCGGCTACGAGGTCATTCCCGTCAATCCGGGGCAGGCGGGCAAACAGATCCAGGGCCGCACCGTTTATGCCCGGCTCGCCGACGTGCCCGTGCCGATCGACATGGTCGACGTGTTTCGCGCCGCCGAATATCTGGATGGGGTGGTCGAGGAGGCGCTGGCGCTGAGACCGCTGCCGCAGATCATCTGGGCCCAGCTTGGCGTCCGTGACGATGGGGCTGCCGCAAAGGCGGAGGCCGCCGGCATCAAGGTGGTGATGAACCGCTGCCCGGCGATCGAGTATCCCCGTCTCATTGCCTGA
- a CDS encoding cytochrome P450: MMIPPFLSIDPARRHVSLDARNPAFYSNPNAVYAALHAHCPTFYWSEQKQWFFTGYDHVNGLLRDRRFGRQILHIASREELGLAEPMPHLASFDLSERYSLLELEPPEHTRLRTLVNRAFVSRHVEKMKPELTELANRLIDGFAEKGEVELLSAFADIIPVTMIARMIGIPEEMGPQLLAWSHAYVRMYMFGRTREQEDEAERAAKEFSDYVRTVIAERRAEPRDDLLTHMIHTEHKGQYLTEEELVSTTIVLLNAGHEATVHQIGNSVRIILESGSDPAEIFRDEATTERTVEETLRTCAPVHIFQRWALEPAEIDGVSFQRGDKVSLILAAANLDPAKFTDPLAFRPDRNEAANLSFGAGIHFCIGAPLARLELNVVLPILFARLAGLKLAKTPEVKDVYHFHGLDRLDLWW, encoded by the coding sequence ATGATGATACCGCCCTTTCTCTCGATCGATCCGGCCCGCCGCCATGTATCGCTGGACGCCCGCAACCCGGCCTTCTACAGCAATCCGAATGCCGTCTATGCCGCACTTCATGCGCATTGTCCGACGTTCTACTGGAGCGAGCAGAAGCAGTGGTTCTTCACCGGCTACGACCATGTGAACGGTTTGCTGCGCGATCGCCGCTTCGGCCGGCAGATCCTGCATATCGCCAGCCGCGAGGAGCTCGGGCTTGCCGAGCCGATGCCGCATCTTGCCAGTTTCGATCTCTCGGAACGCTATTCCCTGCTCGAACTCGAACCGCCGGAGCACACACGGCTGCGCACGCTGGTCAACCGCGCCTTCGTCTCCCGCCATGTCGAGAAGATGAAACCAGAGCTTACCGAGTTGGCCAACCGGCTGATCGACGGCTTCGCGGAAAAGGGTGAGGTCGAGCTGCTCTCTGCCTTTGCCGACATCATACCGGTGACGATGATCGCCCGGATGATCGGCATTCCCGAGGAAATGGGGCCGCAGCTGCTTGCCTGGTCGCACGCCTACGTCCGCATGTACATGTTCGGCCGCACGCGCGAGCAAGAAGACGAGGCCGAACGGGCGGCGAAGGAATTTTCCGACTATGTCCGGACGGTGATCGCAGAGCGCCGCGCCGAGCCACGCGACGACCTGCTCACCCACATGATCCATACCGAGCACAAGGGTCAGTATCTGACCGAGGAGGAGCTGGTCTCGACGACGATCGTGCTGCTCAATGCCGGGCACGAGGCGACTGTGCACCAGATCGGCAATTCGGTGCGCATCATCCTCGAGAGCGGCTCAGATCCGGCGGAAATCTTCCGCGACGAGGCGACGACCGAGCGCACCGTCGAGGAAACCCTGCGCACCTGCGCGCCGGTCCACATCTTCCAGCGCTGGGCCCTGGAGCCTGCGGAAATCGACGGCGTCTCCTTCCAGCGCGGCGACAAGGTCAGCCTCATCCTCGCCGCCGCCAATCTCGACCCGGCGAAGTTCACCGATCCGCTGGCCTTCCGGCCCGACCGCAACGAGGCGGCGAACCTCTCCTTCGGCGCCGGCATCCATTTCTGCATCGGCGCGCCGCTGGCGCGGCTGGAGCTCAACGTCGTGCTCCCGATCCTGTTCGCAAGGCTTGCCGGTCTCAAGCTGGCGAAGACGCCTGAAGTCAAGGACGTCTACCATTTCCACGGGCTGGACCGGCTGGATTTGTGGTGGTGA
- a CDS encoding O-acetylhomoserine aminocarboxypropyltransferase encodes MAKNDPGFNTLAIHAGAQPDPATGARVTPIYQTTAFVFNDSDHAAALFGLQAFGNIYTRIMNPTQAVLEERVAALEGGTAALAVASGHAAQMIVFHTIMRPGENFIAANRLYGGSINQFGHAFENFGWQVRWADPADPASFESQIDDKTRGIFIESLANPGGTFVDIAAIADVAHRNGLPLIVDNTMATPYFIRPIEHGADIVVHSLTKFLGGHGNSMGGLIVDGGTFDWSKSGNYPMLSSPRPEYNGMVLHATFGNFAFAIAARVLGLRDLGPAISPFNAFLILTGIETLPLRMQRHSDNAIAVAKWLKAHSKIAWVNYAGLDDDPNHALQQRYSPKGAGSVFTFGVEGGVTGGYEAGKTLVEGLELFSHLANIGDTRSLVIHPASTTHRQLTEEQKTAAGAGADVVRLSVGIEDVKDIIADLEQALSKI; translated from the coding sequence ATGGCCAAGAACGATCCGGGATTCAATACGTTGGCGATCCATGCCGGCGCCCAGCCCGACCCGGCGACCGGCGCGCGTGTCACGCCGATCTACCAGACCACCGCCTTCGTCTTCAATGATTCCGATCATGCCGCGGCTCTCTTCGGCCTGCAGGCCTTTGGCAACATCTACACCCGCATCATGAACCCGACGCAGGCCGTGCTCGAGGAGCGCGTCGCAGCGCTCGAGGGCGGCACGGCGGCGCTTGCCGTCGCCTCCGGCCATGCCGCGCAAATGATCGTCTTCCACACCATCATGCGCCCAGGCGAGAATTTCATCGCGGCCAACAGGCTCTACGGCGGCTCCATCAATCAGTTCGGCCATGCCTTCGAGAATTTCGGCTGGCAGGTGCGCTGGGCCGATCCCGCCGATCCCGCGAGCTTCGAAAGCCAGATCGACGACAAGACGCGCGGCATCTTCATCGAAAGCCTGGCCAATCCCGGCGGCACCTTCGTCGATATCGCCGCCATTGCCGATGTCGCGCATCGCAACGGCCTGCCGCTGATCGTCGACAATACGATGGCGACACCCTATTTCATCCGCCCGATCGAGCACGGCGCCGATATCGTCGTGCATTCGCTGACGAAGTTTCTCGGCGGCCACGGCAATTCCATGGGCGGCCTCATCGTCGATGGAGGCACCTTCGACTGGTCGAAATCCGGCAATTACCCGATGCTGTCGAGCCCGCGGCCGGAATATAACGGCATGGTCCTGCACGCAACCTTCGGCAATTTCGCCTTTGCGATCGCTGCCCGCGTGCTCGGCCTGCGCGATCTCGGCCCGGCGATCTCGCCCTTCAACGCTTTCCTGATCCTGACCGGCATCGAGACACTGCCGCTCCGGATGCAACGCCACAGCGACAATGCGATCGCCGTCGCCAAATGGCTGAAGGCGCACAGCAAGATCGCCTGGGTGAATTATGCCGGCCTCGACGACGATCCGAACCATGCCCTGCAGCAGCGCTATTCCCCAAAGGGCGCAGGCTCCGTCTTCACTTTCGGCGTCGAAGGCGGCGTTACGGGTGGCTATGAGGCGGGCAAGACGCTGGTCGAGGGGCTGGAGCTCTTCTCCCACCTCGCCAATATCGGCGACACCCGCTCGCTCGTCATCCACCCGGCCTCGACGACACATCGGCAGTTGACCGAGGAACAGAAGACCGCCGCCGGCGCCGGCGCCGACGTGGTACGCCTTTCCGTCGGCATCGAGGACGTCAAGGACATCATCGCCGACCTCGAACAGGCGCTCTCGAAGATCTGA
- a CDS encoding LysR family transcriptional regulator — MKEAYGSYDTHKEIFGMALNLDQLATFVNVADLGSFTAAADMEGLTQPAVSLQVKGLEQRLGVRLIERVGRRAQPTAAGLDLLVHARRLLQQSAVAEEAMMPHRDGASGRVRIGSGGTASIHLLPHAIAAARKSMPGLEITVRIGDADDVLRDLEANSLDIAVVALPASGRNFEIEPFYEEELLAVAPAGSLIPDGGPDAAFMRDRTLLLYEGGNTRRAIDAWLAAPDTRIRPAMEFGSIEAIKELVAVGLGWSILPGLALKRDRAGLVTTSSLQPKLTRRLGMVLRRDKHLTRGLREMMKCLREFKD, encoded by the coding sequence ATGAAGGAAGCTTATGGAAGTTATGATACACATAAGGAAATCTTTGGTATGGCGCTCAACCTCGATCAGCTCGCAACCTTCGTCAACGTCGCCGATCTCGGAAGCTTTACGGCGGCCGCCGACATGGAGGGACTGACGCAGCCGGCCGTCAGCCTGCAGGTCAAGGGGCTCGAGCAGCGGCTCGGTGTCCGGCTGATCGAGCGCGTCGGCCGGCGAGCGCAGCCCACCGCGGCAGGCCTCGACCTGCTGGTGCATGCAAGGCGATTGCTGCAGCAATCGGCCGTCGCTGAGGAAGCGATGATGCCACACAGAGACGGTGCCAGCGGCCGCGTGCGCATCGGCAGCGGCGGCACGGCGTCGATCCACCTGCTTCCTCACGCCATTGCCGCCGCCCGAAAATCCATGCCCGGCCTGGAAATCACCGTGCGCATCGGCGATGCCGACGACGTCTTGCGCGATCTGGAGGCCAACAGCCTCGATATCGCCGTCGTTGCCCTGCCGGCCTCAGGGCGCAACTTCGAGATCGAACCGTTCTACGAGGAAGAATTGCTGGCCGTCGCTCCGGCGGGCAGCCTGATACCCGACGGCGGACCGGACGCCGCCTTCATGCGCGACAGGACGCTGCTGCTTTATGAGGGCGGCAATACGCGACGGGCAATCGACGCGTGGCTGGCCGCACCGGACACTAGGATCCGACCGGCCATGGAGTTCGGCAGCATCGAAGCGATCAAGGAACTGGTAGCCGTCGGGCTCGGCTGGTCGATCCTGCCGGGACTGGCGTTGAAGCGCGACCGCGCCGGCCTCGTGACGACCTCATCGCTGCAGCCGAAGCTCACGCGCCGCCTCGGCATGGTTCTGCGCCGGGACAAGCATCTGACACGCGGCCTTCGGGAAATGATGAAATGCCTGCGCGAGTTCAAAGATTAG
- a CDS encoding EAL domain-containing protein, with product MSSNLAGRHVRTQTSSIIATTVCFLVVALILTGLMAHVVVKMTRSANEIDDARATRAARAAIGAFVARLSGTTTDNAIWDDAYSAASSPAAADWAYENWGKTSEDYALYDGAIVIGPDRSSIVSAYAKGKPFEPSAFFGEGFYRQINAAADPERAPMVNFIKTESGIALLASQAIQPFEASGELPKLSTLSFYKEFTPEVLDALSNEHELEGLHLETKPRPEFLNTPITDMKGAVIGYLVWPSKAPGSTVFHRVTPYVAAAVAILALFLIGVLMVGTSEARRLRQLAEAALFEAGHDSLSGLLNRHGLLSLLEELDNSGSSPPRLYLVDLDGFKAVNDAWGHAVGDDLIRLVSNALMACHPEVVAAARLGGDEFALVHVGSATCEDMEKTILALFAEPFKIGGRTIEVGASIGAAARDGGIEPLELLRRADMALYRAKASGRGQAIEFDPELDEERQRVAELEGLLKHAISTGAIEAVFQPLVSATTGAVTGLEALARWRTSTGNISPEIFIPLAERCGLIDALGVHMLRTSIEHAKSWPDLALSVNVSPIQLCNPEFAAEVISVLRELDFDPKRLTLEITEGVLMTNPDQARRSIDQLKRVGIKFALDDFGCGYASIGALRQFGFDRMKIDRSLVSALDEGANGADVLRATISLATALKIPVTAEGIENSRQAAILREAGCDQLQGYLMGRPMSAHDISGRLQEDSAA from the coding sequence ATGTCGTCGAATCTTGCAGGTAGGCACGTTCGCACCCAGACCTCTTCCATCATTGCGACAACGGTCTGTTTCCTTGTCGTCGCCCTCATCCTGACCGGCCTGATGGCACATGTCGTCGTCAAGATGACCCGGTCGGCGAATGAGATCGACGATGCGCGGGCCACGCGCGCCGCCCGCGCGGCGATCGGAGCCTTTGTGGCTCGTCTGAGCGGGACGACGACGGACAATGCCATATGGGACGATGCCTATAGTGCGGCCTCCTCTCCTGCCGCCGCCGACTGGGCCTATGAAAATTGGGGAAAGACCAGCGAGGATTACGCGCTCTATGACGGCGCGATCGTAATCGGCCCTGACCGGTCGTCGATCGTCTCCGCATATGCCAAGGGCAAGCCCTTCGAGCCGAGCGCCTTTTTCGGCGAAGGCTTTTATCGGCAGATCAACGCAGCCGCCGATCCCGAGCGGGCGCCGATGGTCAACTTCATCAAGACCGAAAGCGGTATCGCCCTGCTCGCATCGCAGGCGATCCAGCCCTTCGAAGCCTCCGGAGAGCTTCCGAAGCTCAGCACGCTGAGCTTTTACAAGGAATTTACCCCCGAGGTTCTCGACGCGCTCTCGAACGAACATGAACTCGAAGGCTTGCACCTTGAAACGAAGCCCAGGCCGGAATTTCTGAATACGCCGATCACCGACATGAAAGGGGCCGTCATCGGCTACCTCGTATGGCCGAGCAAAGCGCCTGGAAGCACTGTGTTTCATCGGGTAACGCCCTATGTCGCTGCCGCCGTCGCCATTCTTGCGCTGTTCCTGATCGGCGTTCTGATGGTCGGGACGTCCGAGGCACGGCGCCTGCGCCAGCTGGCGGAGGCAGCGCTTTTCGAAGCCGGCCATGACAGCCTGAGCGGCCTGTTGAACAGACATGGACTTCTCAGCCTGCTGGAAGAGTTGGACAATTCGGGCTCTTCGCCACCCCGGCTCTATCTGGTCGATCTCGATGGCTTCAAGGCGGTCAACGATGCCTGGGGGCATGCGGTCGGCGATGATTTGATCCGACTGGTTTCGAACGCGCTGATGGCCTGCCACCCCGAGGTCGTCGCCGCGGCTAGGCTGGGGGGCGACGAATTTGCGCTGGTGCATGTTGGATCTGCCACGTGCGAAGATATGGAAAAGACCATTCTCGCGCTGTTTGCCGAGCCCTTCAAAATCGGCGGACGAACGATCGAAGTTGGAGCAAGCATCGGAGCTGCCGCGCGCGACGGAGGCATCGAGCCTCTGGAGCTTCTCCGCAGAGCGGACATGGCCCTCTATCGCGCCAAGGCAAGTGGCAGAGGCCAGGCGATCGAATTCGACCCCGAACTGGACGAGGAACGCCAACGGGTCGCCGAACTGGAAGGTCTGTTGAAGCACGCCATCAGCACTGGTGCGATCGAGGCCGTTTTCCAGCCTCTCGTTTCCGCCACAACAGGCGCTGTCACTGGTCTTGAAGCGCTGGCGCGCTGGCGAACGTCAACCGGAAACATCAGCCCGGAGATTTTCATCCCTCTCGCCGAGAGGTGCGGCCTCATCGATGCGCTTGGCGTTCACATGCTGAGGACATCAATCGAGCATGCCAAGAGCTGGCCCGATCTGGCACTGTCGGTGAACGTCTCGCCAATCCAACTCTGCAATCCCGAATTTGCCGCGGAGGTAATCTCGGTCCTGCGCGAGCTCGATTTCGATCCGAAGCGCCTGACCTTGGAGATCACCGAAGGCGTTCTGATGACAAATCCGGATCAGGCCCGGCGGTCGATAGACCAGCTGAAGCGCGTCGGGATAAAGTTCGCGCTGGATGACTTTGGCTGCGGCTACGCCAGCATCGGCGCATTGCGGCAGTTCGGGTTCGATCGCATGAAGATCGATCGCTCGCTTGTGTCCGCTCTCGATGAAGGCGCCAACGGCGCCGATGTCCTTCGGGCGACCATTTCGCTGGCGACCGCTCTGAAGATTCCCGTGACCGCCGAAGGTATCGAGAACAGCCGCCAGGCGGCGATCTTGCGAGAGGCTGGCTGCGATCAGCTTCAAGGCTATCTGATGGGAAGACCTATGTCGGCGCACGACATATCCGGCAGGCTGCAGGAAGACTCGGCCGCATGA
- a CDS encoding EamA family transporter yields MPLDVILLVLFGALLHATWNAIVKAGSDKSLDAALISAGGAVSALPFLAFLPLPQSAAWPFIGVSAILQFAYFQLVAAAYRAGDIGLVYPLMRGCAPLLIAATSGFILKENLSGGALAGTMTICAGVLTLALEARRGSSRAILLSLANACVIASYTYVDGIGARLSGNAVSYTLWMSLLPPVLLFSWAVSQRGTLAVTRHVRRNWWRGLIGGAGSIASYGLALWAMTKAPLATVAALRETAILFALVISITVFKEKASVWRYVAGVVIAIGGLVLKLA; encoded by the coding sequence TTGCCACTCGACGTCATCCTGCTGGTTCTATTCGGCGCACTGCTGCATGCGACATGGAACGCCATCGTCAAGGCCGGCAGCGATAAATCTCTCGACGCGGCACTGATCTCTGCAGGCGGCGCGGTTTCGGCGCTGCCGTTCCTGGCATTTCTGCCGTTGCCGCAAAGCGCGGCCTGGCCGTTCATCGGCGTCTCGGCCATCCTGCAGTTCGCCTATTTCCAGTTGGTCGCCGCTGCCTACCGGGCCGGCGATATCGGCCTCGTCTATCCGCTGATGCGCGGCTGCGCACCGCTGCTGATCGCCGCGACAAGCGGCTTCATCCTGAAGGAAAATCTTTCCGGCGGCGCTCTCGCGGGCACGATGACAATCTGTGCGGGCGTCCTGACACTCGCTCTGGAGGCACGGCGCGGCAGCAGCCGCGCCATCCTGCTCTCGCTTGCCAATGCCTGCGTCATTGCCAGCTACACCTATGTCGACGGCATCGGCGCACGCCTTTCCGGCAATGCGGTTTCCTACACATTATGGATGTCGCTGCTGCCGCCGGTGTTGCTGTTTTCCTGGGCGGTTTCGCAACGCGGCACCTTGGCCGTGACGCGTCACGTCCGTCGCAACTGGTGGCGCGGCCTGATCGGCGGCGCCGGCTCGATCGCTTCCTACGGGCTGGCACTTTGGGCGATGACAAAAGCCCCGCTCGCAACCGTCGCGGCCTTGCGCGAAACCGCGATCCTCTTTGCGCTGGTGATCTCGATCACCGTCTTCAAGGAAAAAGCCAGCGTCTGGCGCTACGTCGCCGGTGTTGTCATCGCCATCGGCGGGCTGGTTCTGAAATTGGCGTGA